In Alteracholeplasma palmae J233, a single genomic region encodes these proteins:
- a CDS encoding ABC transporter ATP-binding protein translates to MKRIKQLFKLLKGNIWLFLFAIILTIVHRMTYSYVPLFTQYLIKALENQNVTASDVNLPAFILNFLNQYKDILQIVVATIAVLLTWQIARFISLYVESRVKGNLQENVSRKLRIGLYDHIQDLSYEYHNNVDSGDLIQRVTSDVDTTTSFVAMRSIDFIGLIATLSFGSYQMYFINPTIMWISLAIIPITAVASIWYFFKIDKLFKKVEEKESEVMVVIQENVSAARVVRAFANEKYEVSKLESKNSAFRDTEIKATKLVAVYWGSMDFLMMLQFLAVILLGVYYASKGIMDVSSVSSALMLVGMLIWPVRGLGRMINDFGKALVASDRIEHIFQQEKEYKNDGEKTPEIKGHIIFKDVSFKFPDGKEHLLDKINFEILPGETVAFIGKTGSGKSTIINLLLRMYDYEGSITIDGIELKEIKKQYIRKNIGTVLQDPFLYSKTVYQNISIANPLVNNEQVIKAATIAALEKDIKTFKNGYETVVGEQGTTLSGGQKQRVAIARILISDKPILIFDDALSALDNKTDLAIRKALKKEDKDRTTIIITHRITTAKETNKIIVLNDGRVEAVGTHSSLSKKEGLYKKLWAIQGALEEEFLKLVKEGEKE, encoded by the coding sequence ATGAAACGAATCAAACAATTATTTAAATTATTAAAAGGGAATATATGGCTGTTCTTATTTGCGATTATATTGACAATAGTTCATAGAATGACATATTCTTACGTTCCTTTATTTACACAATATCTTATTAAGGCTTTAGAAAATCAAAATGTAACAGCTAGTGATGTTAATCTTCCTGCCTTCATTCTTAATTTTTTAAATCAATATAAAGATATTTTACAAATTGTCGTCGCAACGATTGCAGTTCTGCTAACTTGGCAAATTGCTAGGTTTATCAGTTTATACGTTGAATCTAGAGTTAAGGGAAACTTACAAGAAAATGTTTCTAGAAAATTAAGAATTGGTCTTTATGATCACATCCAAGACTTAAGTTATGAGTATCACAATAATGTTGACTCAGGAGACTTAATTCAAAGAGTGACTTCAGACGTGGATACTACAACATCGTTTGTTGCGATGAGATCTATTGATTTTATTGGCTTAATAGCAACCCTTTCTTTTGGATCATATCAAATGTATTTTATTAATCCTACAATTATGTGGATATCTTTAGCAATCATTCCAATTACAGCAGTAGCATCTATCTGGTATTTCTTCAAAATTGATAAATTATTTAAAAAAGTAGAAGAAAAAGAATCAGAAGTAATGGTAGTGATTCAAGAAAATGTATCAGCTGCTAGAGTGGTTAGAGCATTTGCTAATGAAAAATATGAAGTTTCAAAATTAGAAAGTAAAAATAGTGCTTTTAGAGATACTGAAATAAAAGCAACTAAATTAGTTGCTGTTTATTGGGGAAGTATGGACTTTTTAATGATGTTACAATTTTTAGCAGTGATTCTTTTAGGTGTATATTATGCATCAAAGGGAATTATGGATGTATCATCAGTCTCAAGTGCTCTAATGCTAGTAGGCATGCTCATATGGCCTGTTAGAGGTTTAGGTAGAATGATTAATGATTTTGGTAAAGCTCTTGTTGCCTCTGATCGTATTGAACATATTTTTCAACAAGAAAAAGAATATAAAAATGATGGTGAAAAAACACCAGAGATTAAAGGACATATCATTTTTAAAGATGTTAGTTTTAAGTTTCCAGATGGGAAAGAACATTTATTAGATAAAATTAATTTTGAAATCTTACCTGGTGAAACAGTTGCTTTTATAGGAAAAACAGGTTCTGGAAAATCGACAATTATTAATTTACTATTAAGAATGTATGATTATGAAGGATCTATTACCATTGATGGTATTGAATTAAAAGAAATTAAAAAACAATATATTAGAAAAAATATAGGAACAGTTTTACAAGACCCATTCTTATATAGCAAAACAGTTTATCAAAATATTTCTATTGCAAATCCCTTAGTAAATAATGAGCAAGTAATTAAAGCAGCAACAATCGCTGCACTTGAAAAAGATATCAAAACATTTAAAAACGGGTATGAAACAGTCGTTGGTGAACAAGGAACAACTTTATCAGGTGGACAAAAACAAAGAGTTGCAATCGCTCGTATTCTTATTTCAGATAAACCAATTTTAATATTTGATGATGCTTTAAGTGCTTTAGATAATAAGACAGATTTAGCAATTAGAAAAGCCCTTAAAAAAGAAGATAAAGATAGAACAACTATTATTATTACTCACCGTATTACAACAGCAAAAGAAACAAATAAGATCATCGTATTAAATGATGGTAGAGTAGAAGCTGTTGGAACACATAGCAGTTTAAGTAAAAAAGAAGGACTTTATAAAAAACTATGGGCTATTCAAGGAGCACTAGAAGAAGAGTTCTTGAAATTAGTGAAAGAGGGTGAAAAAGAATGA
- a CDS encoding helix-turn-helix domain-containing protein, whose product MIPLNYFKRQLEIRKLSTLHQKTIGSTIKHQRKKFKMTLEEGAEGICSVSYLSKVENNMIEPSDKFLVDFAKRFKLPDTHSIEDKKITELYEQIVNDTFYKKEIDSNINNFGISSYQGKLLQMIYQISQMNFEGLELAHEELSGYIKNFNNQEILMYVLFTAIELYYKGLNQYAYQLMNEIKEIEYDHYQLTHLITFWKLKHAFKINQQATILNEYKKELSLLIEHEYFELAQDLKLSYLEYLSKYENHLVFKNEVHKLISADKEIKFYLLAKNLYYHKQYELALELVEKTHTEHSYILKLKTLDTLGKEKDLKDLILIKNTFSFKENFYIHSYYKVKLNLSNTDVLEYLKETITLNPYWVDYVETNLFFLEHGLKEYQNRTFYKDGTNFSQFITRKLTLLSKS is encoded by the coding sequence TTGATACCACTTAATTATTTTAAAAGACAATTAGAAATAAGAAAATTATCTACGTTGCATCAAAAAACAATAGGGTCAACCATTAAACACCAAAGAAAAAAGTTTAAAATGACACTTGAGGAGGGTGCAGAGGGTATATGTAGTGTTTCTTATTTATCAAAAGTAGAGAATAATATGATTGAGCCAAGTGATAAATTTTTAGTAGATTTTGCTAAAAGATTTAAACTACCTGACACACATTCTATAGAAGATAAAAAAATAACAGAGCTGTATGAACAAATTGTTAATGATACTTTCTATAAAAAAGAAATAGATTCTAATATCAATAATTTTGGCATATCTTCTTATCAAGGAAAGTTATTACAAATGATTTATCAAATTAGTCAGATGAATTTTGAAGGTTTAGAGTTAGCACATGAGGAACTTTCAGGATATATTAAAAATTTTAATAACCAGGAAATACTTATGTATGTTTTATTTACAGCTATAGAATTATATTATAAAGGTCTTAATCAATACGCATACCAACTGATGAATGAAATCAAAGAAATTGAGTATGATCATTATCAACTAACACACTTAATTACCTTTTGGAAGTTAAAGCATGCCTTTAAAATTAACCAACAAGCAACAATCCTCAATGAATATAAAAAGGAATTATCACTTTTAATAGAACATGAATATTTTGAACTTGCACAAGATTTAAAGTTAAGTTATTTAGAATATCTTTCTAAATATGAAAATCATTTAGTTTTTAAAAACGAAGTGCATAAACTTATTTCAGCAGATAAAGAAATTAAATTCTATTTACTTGCAAAAAATCTTTACTACCATAAACAGTATGAGTTAGCACTAGAACTAGTTGAAAAAACGCATACTGAACATAGTTATATTCTAAAACTTAAAACTTTAGATACTCTAGGAAAAGAAAAAGACTTAAAAGATTTAATTTTAATAAAAAATACTTTTTCATTTAAAGAAAATTTTTATATCCACAGTTACTATAAAGTGAAATTAAACTTATCTAATACAGATGTCTTAGAATACTTAAAAGAAACTATAACACTTAATCCCTACTGGGTAGATTATGTAGAAACAAATTTATTCTTCCTAGAACATGGATTAAAAGAGTATCAAAATAGAACTTTTTATAAAGATGGCACCAATTTTAGTCAATTTATTACAAGAAAACTAACATTATTATCAAAATCTTAA
- the nth gene encoding endonuclease III, with amino-acid sequence MTKQEFIIDYLDKLIPDPKPELDFTNNFELLVAVVLSAQTTDKAVNKVTPELFSKYPTPEKMKDAELEDLERILKGIGLYKNKAKYIKSLSESLYKNFNSIVPNNREDLESLTGVGRKTANVVLSNAFNIPAFAVDTHVARVTRMLQIATRKDSVLEIEQKLMDFFPKESWSRLHHQFILFGRYYLKARNPEVEGVILVLECDKYHKKESRNE; translated from the coding sequence ATGACAAAACAAGAATTCATTATTGACTATCTAGATAAACTCATACCTGATCCAAAACCTGAACTTGATTTTACTAACAATTTTGAATTGCTTGTGGCTGTTGTTTTGAGTGCTCAAACTACAGATAAAGCGGTTAATAAAGTAACACCTGAACTTTTTTCTAAATACCCAACACCAGAAAAAATGAAGGATGCAGAATTAGAAGATTTAGAGAGAATATTAAAAGGAATTGGACTTTATAAAAATAAAGCTAAGTATATTAAATCTCTATCAGAAAGTTTATATAAAAACTTTAACAGTATTGTTCCAAATAATAGAGAAGACTTAGAATCATTAACTGGAGTAGGAAGAAAAACTGCTAACGTTGTCTTAAGCAATGCTTTTAACATACCAGCATTTGCCGTTGATACGCATGTTGCTAGAGTGACTCGTATGTTACAAATTGCCACTCGTAAAGACTCTGTTTTAGAAATAGAACAAAAGTTAATGGACTTTTTCCCAAAAGAATCATGGTCAAGATTGCATCATCAATTTATTTTATTTGGAAGATACTACTTAAAAGCAAGAAACCCTGAAGTAGAAGGAGTTATTCTAGTTTTAGAGTGTGATAAATATCATAAAAAAGAATCAAGAAACGAGTGA
- a CDS encoding DnaD domain protein has translation MLIKRLYEEADLSIEKILTREYQRLSLNSQELLVLLTLFSYYKKRTFSITVLAKKVDMNLDQTGGIIESLLDKQFISFYLETKDGKTRELFSLDHTFDKIEDLYLEDENKKKMDQVENNISKAIDSLEAGIRKPLSAYELEIVRNWYEKQEYDHNRIMELIKESELSGRLSVRYIERLLNQKDLFNVEEDSDADKMLDRIYKGIK, from the coding sequence ATGCTGATTAAAAGACTTTATGAAGAAGCAGATTTATCTATAGAAAAAATTCTAACAAGAGAGTATCAAAGATTATCTTTAAATAGCCAAGAATTATTAGTATTGTTAACCCTATTTAGTTATTATAAAAAAAGAACGTTTAGTATTACAGTTCTTGCTAAAAAAGTAGATATGAATTTAGATCAAACTGGTGGAATTATTGAAAGTCTATTAGATAAACAATTTATTAGTTTCTATCTTGAAACAAAAGACGGCAAGACTAGAGAACTTTTTAGTTTAGACCATACATTTGATAAAATTGAAGACTTATATTTAGAAGATGAAAATAAAAAGAAAATGGATCAAGTAGAAAATAATATTTCTAAAGCAATTGATAGCTTAGAAGCAGGCATTAGAAAACCACTTTCTGCATATGAATTAGAAATCGTTAGAAATTGGTATGAAAAACAAGAATACGATCATAACAGAATTATGGAATTAATTAAAGAATCAGAACTATCAGGAAGACTATCTGTTAGGTATATTGAAAGACTTTTAAATCAAAAAGATCTATTTAATGTTGAAGAAGATTCAGATGCAGATAAGATGCTTGATAGAATCTATAAGGGTATAAAATAA
- the rnc gene encoding ribonuclease III, with product MKKLFDLLEITPKNINIYERALTHSSYANENQVEDNERLEFLGDAVIDLFMAEYLYHSDKNDEGVMTKKRAQAVCEEALVVYAEKINLKNYILLGKGEKAKGLKNSILADAFEALFSAIYLDLGYFVAKSVFNKIVIPYLDLVVNIKDYKTKLQELVQADKRTINYQIVLEKGPAHNKEFVAEVYLEDILLGSGSGKTKKEAEQMAAKKALSIVARGE from the coding sequence ATGAAGAAACTGTTTGATTTATTAGAAATTACTCCTAAAAATATAAATATATATGAACGTGCTCTTACCCATAGTTCATATGCAAATGAAAATCAAGTTGAAGACAATGAAAGACTTGAGTTTTTAGGAGATGCAGTGATAGATTTATTTATGGCAGAATATCTTTACCATAGTGATAAAAATGATGAAGGTGTTATGACTAAAAAACGTGCTCAAGCTGTTTGTGAAGAGGCACTTGTTGTTTATGCTGAAAAAATAAACTTGAAAAACTACATTTTATTAGGAAAAGGCGAAAAAGCAAAAGGTTTAAAAAATAGTATATTAGCAGATGCTTTTGAAGCACTTTTTAGTGCGATATACCTAGACTTAGGCTATTTTGTAGCAAAAAGTGTCTTTAATAAAATTGTGATTCCTTACCTGGACTTAGTCGTTAATATTAAAGATTATAAAACTAAATTACAAGAATTAGTTCAAGCAGACAAAAGAACAATCAATTATCAAATTGTGTTAGAAAAAGGGCCTGCTCATAATAAAGAATTTGTTGCAGAAGTATATTTAGAAGATATCCTTTTAGGATCAGGTTCAGGTAAAACTAAGAAAGAAGCCGAACAAATGGCCGCTAAAAAGGCTTTATCTATCGTTGCCAGAGGAGAATAA
- the plsX gene encoding phosphate acyltransferase PlsX translates to MIRLAVDGMGGDNAPEQIVKGVLLALEKFDNLEILLYGDEKKMAPFLRNHNRLKVIHTDKYLDMGEKDPVGQLRKNKDASMFLAMRAVKEKEADAIVSAGPTQALVVASHMIIKRMPQMRRVAIAPIIPSITNKKRILLDSGANVDLKPEHLLDFAVYASVVAKSLLHIENPKVGLLNIGTEPGKGRELDVQTFELLSNTKEINFYGNVEPKEILDSEADILLSDGFTANIAMKTMEGTAKSLGKVLKKELTNSFFKKLIVGLFLRKSLKAFKQTLDPNEIGGAMIAGLQNIVVKAHGSSNAYAFYNGIRQAKELVEADVIGKVTKLLEKNEETV, encoded by the coding sequence ATGATTAGACTAGCCGTTGATGGTATGGGTGGAGACAACGCTCCTGAACAAATAGTAAAAGGAGTATTACTAGCCTTAGAAAAATTTGATAATTTAGAAATCCTTTTATATGGTGATGAAAAAAAGATGGCACCATTTTTACGCAATCACAATAGATTAAAAGTAATACATACAGATAAATATTTAGACATGGGAGAAAAAGACCCAGTTGGACAATTAAGAAAAAATAAAGATGCTTCAATGTTTTTAGCAATGAGAGCTGTAAAAGAAAAAGAAGCAGACGCAATTGTATCAGCAGGACCTACACAAGCCTTAGTTGTAGCATCACATATGATTATAAAAAGAATGCCACAAATGAGAAGAGTAGCAATCGCTCCAATTATTCCTTCAATAACTAATAAAAAAAGAATTTTATTAGATAGTGGAGCTAACGTTGATTTAAAACCAGAACACTTATTAGATTTTGCCGTTTATGCAAGTGTTGTGGCTAAAAGTTTATTACACATTGAAAACCCAAAAGTTGGTTTATTAAATATCGGAACTGAACCAGGAAAAGGTCGCGAGTTGGATGTACAAACTTTTGAATTACTTTCAAACACAAAAGAAATTAACTTCTATGGTAATGTTGAACCTAAAGAAATTTTAGATTCAGAAGCGGATATTTTATTAAGTGATGGATTCACTGCTAATATTGCGATGAAAACAATGGAAGGTACAGCTAAATCACTTGGTAAAGTTTTAAAGAAGGAATTAACAAATAGTTTTTTTAAGAAACTTATTGTTGGATTATTTTTAAGAAAATCCTTAAAAGCATTTAAACAAACTCTAGACCCAAATGAAATAGGTGGTGCAATGATTGCAGGTTTACAAAACATTGTAGTTAAAGCCCATGGATCATCTAATGCCTATGCATTTTATAATGGAATTAGACAAGCAAAAGAATTAGTAGAGGCAGATGTTATAGGTAAGGTAACAAAATTATTAGAGAAAAATGAAGAAACTGTTTGA
- a CDS encoding ATP-dependent DNA helicase RecG: MKVSLEEIKNIGPKTLYQLRQNNIWSTYDLILTRPKRYENYILSSIETVSNNEVITIYANIHSEIKNFKKNVLMTNFKVKVGEKVIDVITFNKPFLQKNLKLSQLVLIKGKYDLYKNKILAESVLTKLDTPPLKPIYKIGDIKDAKIYQLISQIFKENKVDIFEVLPEPILQKYHFYRRSEAYYKLHQPQNKEELNQAINRLKYEEAYLQQKKFKQEQNELIKKVPISYKLDLVKEYIKKIPYELTKDQKDAVNDIFRDFKSDIKHERLIQGDVGSGKTVVAFIAALGAITAHKQVALMAPTEILAKQHYDNFSKLYPEVKSCLFTSKTKNKQEILEKINHNETSMIIGTHALSSEYVNYYDLGLVIIDEQHKFGVKTKEDLKDKIASDVIYLTATPIPRTLLLAYFGDLEVSVIKEKPSKRKDVLTSIIEYEQIKELLKENQNKNEQSFIIVPAITSDKKDYNIEMVSDALKDFSHLYILHGKQSASEQELMMESFSKNNKGILLATQMVEVGIDVKNATKIFILGANYFGLSQLHQLRGRVGRSDKLSYCYLIANDADNERLEVLTHENDGFKLSQFDLKTRGPGEFFGKIQSGYLKYHFLNLETDLNILIQARKDVEKYI; this comes from the coding sequence ATGAAAGTTTCATTAGAAGAAATCAAAAATATAGGACCTAAAACTTTATATCAATTAAGACAAAATAATATTTGGTCAACCTATGACCTTATTTTAACGAGACCTAAAAGATATGAAAACTATATATTAAGTTCTATTGAGACAGTTTCTAATAATGAAGTGATCACCATATATGCTAATATCCACTCTGAAATCAAAAACTTTAAGAAAAATGTCTTAATGACAAATTTTAAGGTAAAAGTAGGAGAAAAGGTTATTGATGTGATTACATTTAATAAACCTTTTTTACAAAAAAATTTAAAGTTATCACAACTTGTATTAATCAAAGGAAAGTATGACTTATATAAAAATAAAATACTTGCAGAAAGTGTTTTAACAAAACTAGATACTCCACCATTAAAACCTATCTATAAAATAGGAGATATCAAAGATGCTAAAATTTATCAATTGATTAGTCAAATATTTAAAGAAAATAAAGTAGATATATTTGAAGTCTTACCCGAACCAATCCTTCAAAAATATCATTTTTATAGAAGAAGTGAAGCATACTATAAGCTTCATCAGCCACAAAATAAAGAAGAATTGAACCAAGCTATAAATCGATTAAAATACGAAGAAGCTTATTTACAACAAAAAAAGTTTAAACAAGAACAAAATGAATTGATAAAAAAAGTCCCTATTTCTTATAAACTTGATTTAGTAAAAGAATATATAAAAAAAATACCGTATGAACTAACTAAAGATCAAAAGGATGCTGTTAATGATATATTTAGAGATTTTAAAAGTGATATCAAGCACGAAAGGTTAATTCAAGGTGATGTTGGATCTGGTAAAACAGTTGTTGCATTTATCGCAGCATTAGGCGCTATAACTGCTCATAAACAAGTAGCATTAATGGCCCCAACTGAAATACTTGCCAAACAACACTATGATAATTTTTCTAAATTATATCCTGAAGTTAAGTCTTGTTTATTCACATCAAAAACTAAAAATAAACAAGAAATCTTAGAAAAAATCAATCACAATGAAACCAGTATGATCATAGGAACTCATGCTTTATCTAGTGAGTATGTGAATTACTATGATTTAGGATTAGTAATCATAGATGAGCAACATAAGTTTGGAGTTAAGACAAAAGAAGATTTAAAAGATAAAATTGCATCAGATGTTATCTATTTAACAGCAACCCCGATTCCAAGAACTCTACTACTTGCCTATTTTGGTGATTTAGAAGTATCTGTGATTAAGGAAAAACCGAGCAAAAGAAAAGATGTTCTAACAAGCATTATTGAATATGAGCAAATTAAAGAATTATTAAAAGAAAATCAAAATAAAAATGAACAATCATTTATCATAGTACCAGCAATCACTTCTGATAAAAAAGATTATAACATTGAAATGGTATCTGATGCACTAAAAGACTTTTCTCACCTATATATCTTACATGGGAAACAAAGTGCTTCTGAACAAGAACTCATGATGGAAAGTTTTAGCAAGAATAATAAAGGTATATTACTTGCAACACAAATGGTTGAAGTTGGTATAGATGTTAAAAATGCTACTAAAATATTCATTTTAGGTGCTAATTATTTTGGACTCAGTCAGCTACATCAATTACGAGGAAGAGTGGGAAGATCTGATAAGTTAAGCTATTGCTATTTAATAGCTAATGATGCTGATAATGAAAGATTAGAAGTATTAACTCATGAAAATGATGGATTTAAATTGAGTCAATTTGATCTTAAAACAAGAGGACCAGGAGAGTTTTTTGGAAAAATTCAAAGTGGTTATTTGAAATATCATTTTCTAAATTTAGAAACAGATTTAAACATTTTAATTCAAGCAAGAAAAGATGTAGAGAAATACATCTAA
- a CDS encoding hydroxymethylglutaryl-CoA synthase, whose amino-acid sequence MKIGIDKIAFYSPGLYINLSDLAIERKIDPDKFLIGIGQIQMSVPSMMQDTITMAINASNKILTKEDKEKIDLVIFATESSVDQSKSGATFIHKLLELNNYSRSIEIKQACYGATAGIQLGYSHILNQPESKVLVIASDIARYGLDTAGEPTQGAGSVAILLTKNPSILEIENKSSYYTEDIFDFYRPNYSDLAIVDGKYSNDKYQEFFSKTYNAYMGKYQMSVNDFDAFCFHIPYTKIGLKSLRMIADETKSPNLFENYKLATIYNKRVGNIYTGSLYLSLISLLEQGNLKKNDRIGLYSYGSGAVGEFFSLRVVDGYKNCLQKASHEKMLDSRIQLTIDEYENIFKNNYTETLKNKIKNENTIVYFNGVVDHKRIYLKK is encoded by the coding sequence ATGAAAATAGGAATTGATAAGATAGCTTTTTATAGTCCAGGACTTTATATAAACTTAAGTGATTTAGCAATAGAAAGAAAAATTGATCCAGATAAATTCTTAATAGGAATCGGACAAATTCAAATGAGTGTTCCCTCTATGATGCAAGATACAATTACTATGGCTATTAATGCTTCTAATAAAATATTAACAAAAGAAGATAAAGAAAAAATAGACTTAGTTATTTTTGCTACTGAGTCATCTGTTGATCAGTCAAAATCAGGAGCAACTTTTATCCATAAATTATTAGAGCTTAATAATTATTCACGCTCCATTGAAATCAAACAAGCCTGTTATGGGGCAACTGCTGGTATTCAATTAGGCTATAGTCATATTCTTAATCAACCAGAATCTAAGGTTTTAGTGATCGCCTCAGATATTGCAAGATACGGACTTGATACAGCTGGAGAACCTACACAAGGGGCAGGATCGGTTGCTATTTTATTAACTAAAAATCCTAGTATCTTAGAAATTGAAAACAAATCAAGCTACTATACAGAAGACATTTTTGATTTTTACAGACCTAACTATTCGGATTTAGCAATTGTTGATGGTAAGTATTCAAATGATAAATATCAAGAATTTTTTAGTAAAACATATAATGCTTATATGGGAAAATATCAAATGAGTGTCAATGATTTTGATGCTTTTTGTTTTCATATTCCATATACAAAAATCGGATTAAAATCACTTAGAATGATTGCTGATGAAACTAAATCCCCTAACTTATTTGAAAACTACAAACTAGCCACTATTTATAATAAAAGAGTAGGAAATATATATACAGGATCATTATATTTAAGTCTTATCTCCTTATTAGAACAAGGCAATTTAAAAAAGAATGATAGAATTGGCTTATATAGTTACGGATCTGGGGCAGTAGGTGAATTTTTTAGTTTAAGGGTTGTTGATGGATATAAAAATTGCTTACAAAAAGCATCACATGAAAAAATGCTAGATAGCAGAATTCAATTGACAATTGATGAGTATGAAAATATCTTTAAAAATAACTATACAGAAACTTTAAAAAATAAAATAAAAAATGAAAATACAATTGTTTATTTTAATGGAGTGGTTGATCATAAAAGAATATATTTAAAAAAGTGA
- a CDS encoding DUF1576 domain-containing protein — MNKKTLWLTIYFSFIVSFIVILLLEPIGDLFHNYFLILKSPSVLLTDYLSIAGLPATLLNVLITLIVNVIIIKALKQKFSSSVIMSLFTIVGFSFFGKNSFNFIPLYLGVYLYTKIHRLDMRDHILVLLLSSGLAPVVSFFSFGAGFHLAVGLILGILIGILIGYILPIFNKHSLKFHQGYSLYATGFSMGVLSMVLTGVLKSFHIPITIYNEISYDYHYFLLFTILILSLFLIILALILKPNLFSDYKKIIKSSGRLQSDFFKISSTPAGLFNMGIMGLISLLLCLGLQYFTPDHFYFRLSGPSFGAILTIIGFSCFGKHPLNTLPVIIGGLISMYLTPVEVTDGTIIALFFVTGLAPITGKFGIFAGLLAGFFHLMITPLALDFQGGFDLYNNGFAAGFVASIISSIFIALKKDVLKEEVF, encoded by the coding sequence TTGAATAAAAAAACTTTATGGCTTACGATTTATTTTAGTTTTATTGTTTCTTTTATTGTTATATTACTCTTAGAGCCTATAGGGGATTTATTTCATAATTATTTTTTAATTTTAAAAAGTCCTAGTGTTTTATTAACTGATTATTTAAGTATTGCAGGTCTACCAGCAACTTTATTAAACGTTTTGATAACCTTAATTGTTAACGTTATTATTATCAAAGCGCTTAAACAAAAATTTAGTAGTTCAGTTATTATGTCTTTGTTTACGATCGTAGGCTTTTCTTTTTTTGGTAAAAATAGTTTTAACTTTATTCCACTTTACTTAGGGGTTTATTTATATACTAAAATTCACCGATTAGATATGAGAGATCATATTTTAGTTTTACTATTATCCTCAGGGCTTGCTCCTGTTGTAAGTTTCTTTAGTTTTGGGGCTGGTTTTCATTTAGCAGTTGGGCTTATTTTAGGCATTTTAATTGGTATTTTAATCGGCTATATTTTACCTATTTTTAATAAACACTCATTAAAATTTCATCAAGGTTATTCACTTTATGCAACTGGCTTTTCAATGGGTGTTTTATCAATGGTTCTTACTGGAGTTTTAAAATCATTTCATATTCCAATTACAATTTATAATGAAATAAGTTATGATTATCATTATTTTCTTTTATTCACTATTTTGATTCTTAGTTTATTTTTAATTATTTTGGCTCTTATCCTTAAACCGAATCTATTTTCTGACTATAAGAAAATCATCAAATCCAGTGGTAGACTACAATCTGATTTTTTTAAGATCTCATCTACGCCTGCTGGTTTATTTAATATGGGTATTATGGGACTCATTTCTTTATTACTTTGTTTAGGACTTCAGTATTTTACACCTGACCACTTTTATTTTAGATTAAGCGGACCATCCTTCGGGGCCATTTTAACAATTATAGGATTTAGTTGTTTCGGAAAACATCCACTCAATACCTTACCTGTAATTATTGGTGGGCTGATTTCTATGTATTTAACACCCGTTGAAGTAACTGATGGCACAATTATTGCCCTATTCTTTGTCACAGGGCTCGCACCTATTACTGGTAAATTTGGTATTTTTGCAGGATTATTAGCGGGATTCTTCCATTTAATGATCACACCGCTTGCCCTAGATTTCCAAGGCGGATTTGATCTTTATAATAATGGGTTTGCTGCTGGTTTTGTTGCCTCTATTATTTCTTCTATTTTCATTGCACTAAAAAAAGATGTTTTAAAAGAGGAAGTCTTCTAA